From the Drechmeria coniospora strain ARSEF 6962 chromosome 02, whole genome shotgun sequence genome, the window CACTGTATGTCCTTGTCTTCTTTCATTTCCGCCCTCGGGACGCGGCAGATGCATGTGCTGTTGAAGTTGGTCTCTTTTGTTTGCACGCATCGAAGGCAGCAAAGCTAACGTTCTGTCAGTCGGCCACCTCCCATCATCGTCTGCGACGGAATGAACCTACCGATTCGTAGCCCGTCTTTTTCCATTTGGCGATGAGCATCGCGTCGGCGTACCCGTTCTTCAGCAGCCAGTCATACAATGGCTTGCTTATGGCCTCCTTCTCGTAGTATAGATCGTAAATATACCGGCTGCGCTGATGCGATAATTGGAAAATCTCCCACTGTGCCTGGTGTTTCGGTCCTGCCGGAGGCGGCTTGTTTTGCGCATCCTTCATCTTGTTCACGAATATCAGGAGATTGTCCTCGATGTCGCTGAAGCCTTCGGGTGGCGGCTTTCGCTTTGATGAGTGCCGAATCGCAGGCATTTTGGGAGCCTTTGGGAATCGTCGATCGCCCTCAAGGATGCCGGGCCGGAAGATGTTTCGATCGTGAGCAAGGCAAGTGAAATGcaagacgccgacggagaaCGGGAACCGAGTTGCTTTATGAGTGGCCGTCGACAAATCATACATGTCCGTGGCGCATTCTGGAAGTGGCGGTGCCTTGTAATCAACATCCCGGAAGATCACGTGACTCGTACGATGCCAGCTTCAACCGTGCCGTTTCCACCTTGCTTCATCATTACCACCTCCGATAGCTACTGAtcgcccgccatggccatcaCGCCGACGCAGTTCGCCAAGAAGACGGCGCAATGTATGATCTTGACCGATGCGACCGCTGCGGCATGCTAATGGACCGAAACAGCGGCCAGCTGGGCAGATGCGAAGCGTCGAGTGCTCTCGTCCTACAGAGAATGGATCCGTGCCGTACGTCTCCGGTCGACCGGACCCCCCCCGAGTCTGAAAGCTCCCTTTGTGCTGCTTCTTAGCCTCTTCCACGGCCCTTCTCCATGGACACGACACATGCGTGGCGCCGGCAGTCGAAGCTAACGAGCAAGCAGGGCCCCGAGATCCAGACCATGTACAACATGCCCATGCCCGTCTCCGCCATCCGTACACGGATAAGGCAGGAATTTGAGCGCAACCGCTTCGTCAAGACACTTCCAGTCGTCGATGTCCTCCTTTTCAAATCCCACGCCGAGTACCAGGTATGGCCAGATACGActtgctcggcgccgcccagaCGTCCGGACGAGAGCCAAGCCCTGCCTTTGGAACGAAGCTGACGCTTGCGGCAACAGGAGACGATGAATTTCTGGAAGCAAACCACCCACGTCATGTCCTACTTCAACGAGAACTTCAGAGGCGACAAGCGATTGCCTTCCAGCTTCATGCAGGGATTTCTCGAGGTTAGGGGACCATGTTCGCCGGCAGCGCAAGTTCCATTTCACTAACACACTTCACAGGGCCGGAATTGAAGAGGAGACAGTCGCAGCGGATGCTTGTGTATTAGTCTTCACTTCTATGCAGACTTTGATCCCAAATAATAACCGCACAACGCCCCCAATGCCCGTGATGCCCTACTATAGACAAGTGTAGTGTGTGAAATGAAATCAGGAGATCCTTGTAGACAGCTGGCGGGATGATGCTTCGCAGCGTCAGACCAGCGTGGCCTTGTATGCATCCCTCTTCGTCCAGaactcgtcggccacgacgtcgCATACGTCCTGCAAGTCAACGAGCCCCTTTTTCAGTGCATCCACCGCCGTACCCTCTGCGCTAAGCGTTAGCACCCATCGAAGCTCATGAGGTTATGGACCGTGATGAAGGTGTCCTACCGTAAGTTTGTATTCTAATGTTCATCTTGGGTTCGGAGGGATGAGGAATCGAGTAGGCGCAGAACTCAACGTCGGGGCTGGGCATTCGTCAGCATTGGCTCTCTTCCCCTCCCACGCAGGCGCTCGCTCGCTTACTTTTTCATGATGATATATCTCAGCGCATTTCCTAATGTGTGCCCTTCATCGGTAAACTGAAATGAGGCCGCAGTATCTGTCGAGCCAGGGAGCTGCAAGCTCGCTTGTCAGTTGTCGTTCGCCACGCCACCAGCAGGGTCCAGGCGTACAATCTTCACACGTTGgagctcctcttcctcttcctcttcctcctcatcgccatctgccgccgctgccgtgccATCGTCCGTGATTGCATCCTGTGTGTCCTGCGGCTGAGCTGCTGGTGGGGCATCTTCCATGTTCACGTCTGTCGACACCGCCGACACGTCTGGCTTCTTTGTTCGGCCCGGCATGGCGAATAGGCACTTGGGGGGTGTGGTTGGAATTACGCTCCAAAGATGGTAAGTCGGTCGAGCTCGTGCCAGTTTCCGTGCtgatgtcggcgaggaaaGATAGATAGATAGTATGAGTATGTTTCCTGACCAGTAACAGGCCGGCACGCACTCGCATTTCCTAAAAATTTGAAGCATTGGCGGGGCAGAACTTGTACGATCATCCACAAAGGGCTCTTATGCCGAATTAGCGAGGTGGAAAAGTGTCTTCACCGCCCGGGTAGCTCAATGGCTAGAGCGTGCGGCTTTTAACCGCAAGGCTGGGGGTTCGACCCCCCCCTCGGGCGAACATTTCTTTTTTGTCGAGTGCCTCGATTTTGCCGCTTCTAAATAGGATATGTATGCATGCTCTACTGAATGCCTAGTTCCTACAACGTTGATATGTATAATCTTCAGAAGTGGATTGAGAAGTAGCAGCGGTGGTGGCAATATGAATTTACTTGTTGGGCTCAAGTACTACACAATCAAGGTGGTATTATGAATTGACTTTCAGtctcaagtactgtacaataaaaatatcatgtactccgtatgggCAGACATCATTCCGTCTCATCCACCTGTCTTACAAgggcatcgccatcctcgacttCTTTAAGCTTTCGAGGTCATCTCGGCAGCTCCCGCAGTGTCTGTCTCTCCAATCCCAAAGCTCTCCTttcctgctgctcgtcatGGAGCTCAGCAGATTCCGGGTTCGAGAGTCCT encodes:
- a CDS encoding NADH-ubiquinone oxidoreductase B14 subunit; amino-acid sequence: MAITPTQFAKKTAQSASWADAKRRVLSSYREWIRAPLPRPFSMDTTHAWRRQSKLTSKQGPEIQTMYNMPMPVSAIRTRIRQEFERNRFVKTLPVVDVLLFKSHAEYQETMNFWKQTTHVMSYFNENFRGDKRLPSSFMQGFLEGRN
- a CDS encoding putative DNA-directed RNA polymerase I/III chain AC19 — translated: MPGRTKKPDVSAVSTDVNMEDAPPAAQPQDTQDAITDDGTAAAADGDEEEEEEEEELQRVKILPGSTDTAASFQFTDEGHTLGNALRYIIMKNPDVEFCAYSIPHPSEPKMNIRIQTYEGTAVDALKKGLVDLQDVCDVVADEFWTKRDAYKATLV